One genomic segment of Gemmatimonadaceae bacterium includes these proteins:
- the rpoB gene encoding DNA-directed RNA polymerase subunit beta: protein MADTINTIKQISFAKLEQGMEMPHLLDIQTRAFEALLQLDAASHDREDIGLERVFKDLFPITDVHENFSLEFVRYSLGEPKYTVEECIERDMTYSAPLKATLQLVINEVVNEQKRPRNIIEKEVYLGELPLLTPLGTFVINGAERVIVSQLHRSPGVVFEESTHPNGQRLISARIIPFRGSWVEFTVDIHDVVYVHIDKKKKFPATALLRAFGYGTNSDILRLFFATRDLDLTKKRESRTDVREVYGAIIAEDIALPGEATAEDAPKARTKKAKAERERAENVLLVKEGDELTEEVFNRLRRQNIDTIKVFASHTKIDLRDEQDAIERGERPVRRQLALDVVDSDGEVIAEAGQMLTDAIIKKIRKADITKVSAFVASGRAESTLIKNTLAKDPTHSEKESLSQIYALLRPGDAPDATTAKQALERLFFSPKRYDLGRVGRYKINQRLGMTMPADYTVLSKEDFVEIIRYLVELHEGRGHVDDIDHLGNRRIRSVGELIANQFSVGLSRMARLVKERMSINTDPEKISLDDLVNARTVSAVIQAFFGSSQLSQFMDQTNPLAELTHKRRLSALGPGGLTRERAGFEVRDVHYSQYGRMCPIETPEGPNIGLITSLACYARVNDLGFVETPYRVVKNGRVTGEITWLDANREEDALIAQASSPLDENGNFLDELVLARQQGDVPLTPRDRIDYMDVAPEQLVSIAAALIPFLEHDDANRALMGSNMQRQAVPLLNPRTPLVGTGLEEKVAIDSGAVVIAKRAGVVSRVTADEIIVDAGPVAAKKDAQTGGNDGDRPLARLTQHDRYRLKKYWRTNQDTAINQRPLVRQGQKVKTGDVLADGAATEMGQLALGSNVTVAFMPWYGHNFEDAIVLSERLVKDDVYSSIHIQELELHVRDTKRGQEEITREIPNVSEEALLDLDERGIVRIGAHVKPGDILVGKITPKGETELSPEEKLLTAIFGEKAKDVKDSSLKVPPGMEGVVIDVKIFSRIEDQVVEKDRGERIGEVRRLEADEKIRVNEVRDGELLELLDGQTIALALKAGTVEEAIPAGTKVTGAQLREMRLTSIDLKTLRVENKRINERVRQIIDASNEEKAKIEEKAEERIDRILQPDELPPGVIQLVKVYLAEKRKVSVGDKMAGRHGNKGIVARVVPEEDMPFLPDGRPVDIVLNPLGVPSRMNVGQILETHLGWVAKRLGFYAKTPVFQGANEREIGLLLKIAGVVWAQQALSLRTPAPKITDKEVRTILADVKPDLSKGEEVFVKLQETSINELGGRVMSQETRDIFHSIRDFIADAAKELAERESTAVSNQSEFHNAWVEDDATPANKKAEYKAALKQLEKHGAMEPADQLNDLELPALAGMLGKKSEADVDAAAVELMRLAGLTPFGKVRLRDGRSGELFVSPVTVGEIYMLKLSHLVDDKIHARSIGPYSLVTQQPLAGKAQFGGQRFGEMEVWALEAYGAAHVLQEILTVKSDDVNGRSRVYEAIVKGQNLPEPGIPESFNVLVKELQALGIKVTMGQSVDGFWGTGIDTGTTSNGNGSEE, encoded by the coding sequence ATGGCTGACACGATCAACACGATCAAGCAGATTTCTTTCGCGAAGCTCGAGCAGGGGATGGAAATGCCCCATCTCCTCGACATCCAGACGCGCGCCTTCGAGGCGCTGCTTCAGCTGGATGCGGCTTCGCACGACCGCGAGGACATCGGTCTCGAGCGGGTCTTCAAGGACCTGTTCCCGATTACCGACGTTCACGAAAACTTTTCCCTCGAGTTCGTTCGCTACTCGCTCGGCGAGCCGAAGTACACCGTCGAGGAGTGCATCGAACGCGACATGACCTACTCGGCGCCGCTCAAGGCGACGCTGCAGCTGGTCATCAACGAGGTCGTCAACGAGCAGAAGCGGCCGCGCAACATCATCGAGAAGGAAGTCTATCTCGGCGAGTTGCCGCTGCTCACGCCGCTCGGGACGTTCGTGATCAACGGCGCGGAGCGCGTGATCGTCTCGCAGCTCCATCGGTCCCCGGGCGTCGTGTTCGAGGAATCCACGCACCCGAACGGACAGCGCCTCATCTCGGCGCGCATCATTCCGTTCCGCGGCTCGTGGGTCGAGTTCACGGTCGATATCCACGACGTCGTGTACGTGCACATCGACAAGAAGAAGAAGTTCCCGGCCACGGCGCTCCTGCGCGCGTTCGGCTACGGAACCAACTCGGACATCCTCCGGCTCTTCTTCGCGACGCGCGATCTCGATCTCACCAAGAAGCGTGAGAGCCGCACCGACGTGCGCGAAGTCTACGGCGCGATCATCGCCGAAGACATTGCGCTGCCCGGTGAAGCCACCGCCGAGGACGCACCCAAGGCGCGCACCAAGAAGGCGAAGGCCGAGCGCGAACGTGCCGAGAACGTGCTGTTGGTCAAGGAAGGCGACGAGCTGACGGAAGAGGTGTTCAATCGCCTTCGCCGCCAGAACATCGACACGATCAAGGTCTTCGCGTCGCACACGAAGATCGATCTGCGCGACGAGCAGGACGCGATCGAGCGCGGCGAGCGTCCGGTCCGCCGCCAGCTCGCGCTCGACGTGGTCGATTCGGACGGCGAAGTGATCGCCGAAGCGGGCCAGATGCTGACCGACGCGATCATCAAGAAGATTCGCAAGGCCGACATCACGAAGGTCTCCGCGTTCGTCGCTTCGGGCCGCGCGGAATCGACGCTGATCAAGAACACGCTGGCGAAGGATCCGACGCACAGCGAGAAGGAGTCGCTGTCGCAGATCTACGCGCTGCTCCGTCCGGGCGACGCGCCCGACGCGACGACGGCGAAGCAGGCGCTCGAGCGTCTCTTCTTCTCGCCGAAGCGGTACGACCTGGGCCGCGTCGGCCGATACAAGATCAATCAGCGGCTCGGCATGACCATGCCGGCCGATTACACGGTGTTGTCGAAGGAAGATTTCGTCGAGATCATCCGCTACCTCGTGGAGTTGCACGAAGGGCGCGGCCACGTCGACGACATCGACCATCTCGGCAATCGTAGAATTCGTTCGGTGGGCGAGTTGATCGCCAACCAGTTCTCCGTCGGCTTGAGCCGCATGGCGCGCCTGGTGAAGGAGCGCATGTCGATCAACACCGATCCCGAAAAGATCTCGCTCGACGATCTCGTGAACGCGCGTACCGTTTCGGCGGTGATTCAGGCGTTCTTCGGATCGTCGCAGCTGTCGCAGTTCATGGATCAGACGAATCCGCTGGCCGAGTTGACGCACAAGCGTCGTCTCTCGGCGCTCGGACCGGGTGGTCTGACGCGCGAGCGCGCCGGCTTCGAAGTGCGCGACGTGCACTATTCGCAGTACGGCCGCATGTGCCCGATCGAAACGCCTGAAGGTCCGAACATCGGACTGATCACGTCGCTCGCGTGCTATGCGCGCGTGAACGACCTGGGCTTCGTCGAGACGCCGTATCGCGTGGTGAAGAACGGTCGCGTCACGGGCGAGATCACGTGGCTCGACGCGAACCGTGAAGAGGACGCGTTGATCGCGCAGGCAAGCTCGCCGCTCGACGAGAACGGCAACTTCCTGGACGAGTTGGTGTTGGCGCGGCAGCAGGGCGACGTGCCGCTCACGCCGCGCGATCGCATCGATTATATGGACGTGGCGCCGGAGCAGCTCGTGTCGATCGCGGCGGCGCTGATTCCGTTCCTCGAGCACGACGACGCCAACCGTGCGTTGATGGGCTCGAACATGCAGCGCCAGGCGGTGCCGCTCTTGAATCCGCGCACGCCGCTGGTGGGCACGGGTCTCGAGGAGAAGGTGGCGATCGACTCGGGCGCCGTCGTGATCGCGAAGCGCGCTGGTGTGGTGTCGCGCGTGACGGCGGATGAGATCATCGTCGACGCCGGTCCGGTGGCGGCGAAGAAAGACGCGCAGACGGGAGGAAACGACGGCGATCGTCCGTTGGCGCGTCTGACGCAGCACGATCGCTATCGCCTGAAGAAGTACTGGCGCACGAACCAGGACACGGCGATCAACCAGCGTCCGCTGGTTCGGCAGGGCCAGAAGGTGAAGACGGGCGACGTGCTGGCGGACGGCGCGGCGACCGAGATGGGCCAGCTGGCGCTGGGCTCGAACGTGACGGTGGCGTTCATGCCGTGGTACGGCCACAACTTCGAAGACGCGATCGTTCTCTCCGAGCGACTGGTGAAGGACGACGTCTATTCGTCAATTCATATTCAAGAACTGGAATTGCACGTCCGCGATACCAAGCGCGGCCAGGAAGAGATCACGCGCGAAATTCCGAACGTGTCGGAAGAGGCGCTGCTCGACCTGGACGAGCGCGGCATCGTCCGTATTGGTGCCCACGTCAAACCCGGTGACATTCTGGTTGGCAAGATCACGCCGAAGGGCGAGACGGAATTGTCCCCTGAAGAGAAGCTGCTGACGGCGATCTTCGGCGAGAAGGCGAAGGACGTGAAGGATTCTTCGCTCAAGGTTCCGCCGGGCATGGAAGGCGTGGTCATCGACGTCAAGATCTTCTCGAGGATCGAGGATCAGGTCGTCGAGAAGGATCGCGGTGAACGCATTGGTGAAGTGCGCCGCCTCGAGGCCGATGAGAAGATTCGCGTCAACGAAGTCCGCGACGGCGAGCTGCTCGAGCTGCTCGACGGGCAGACGATCGCGCTGGCCCTCAAGGCGGGCACGGTCGAGGAAGCGATTCCGGCCGGCACGAAGGTGACGGGCGCGCAGCTGCGGGAGATGCGCCTGACGTCGATCGATCTCAAGACGCTTCGCGTCGAGAACAAGCGCATCAACGAGCGCGTGCGTCAGATCATCGACGCTTCGAATGAAGAGAAAGCCAAGATCGAAGAGAAGGCGGAAGAGCGCATCGACCGCATTCTGCAGCCGGATGAGCTGCCTCCGGGCGTCATCCAGCTCGTGAAGGTCTATCTCGCCGAGAAGCGGAAGGTCTCGGTGGGTGACAAGATGGCGGGCCGCCACGGCAACAAGGGTATCGTTGCTCGCGTCGTGCCTGAAGAAGACATGCCGTTCCTGCCGGATGGCCGGCCGGTCGACATCGTGCTCAACCCGCTCGGCGTGCCGTCGCGAATGAACGTCGGACAGATTCTCGAGACGCACCTGGGGTGGGTCGCCAAGCGGCTTGGCTTCTACGCCAAGACGCCGGTGTTCCAGGGCGCGAACGAGCGCGAGATCGGCTTGCTGCTCAAGATCGCGGGTGTGGTGTGGGCACAGCAGGCGCTGAGCCTCCGCACGCCGGCGCCCAAGATCACCGACAAGGAAGTTCGAACGATTCTCGCCGACGTGAAGCCGGATCTCTCGAAGGGCGAGGAAGTGTTCGTGAAGCTGCAGGAAACGTCGATCAACGAGCTCGGTGGCCGCGTGATGTCGCAGGAGACGCGCGACATCTTCCACTCGATCCGCGACTTCATCGCCGACGCGGCGAAGGAGCTGGCCGAGCGCGAGTCGACGGCGGTCTCGAATCAGAGCGAGTTCCACAACGCGTGGGTCGAGGACGACGCGACGCCGGCGAACAAGAAGGCCGAGTACAAGGCGGCGCTCAAGCAGCTGGAGAAGCACGGCGCCATGGAGCCGGCCGATCAGTTGAACGATCTCGAGCTGCCGGCGCTGGCCGGCATGCTCGGCAAGAAGTCCGAGGCGGACGTCGACGCGGCGGCGGTGGAGCTCATGCGCCTTGCCGGGTTGACGCCGTTCGGCAAGGTCCGTCTGCGCGACGGTCGTTCCGGCGAATTGTTCGTGTCGCCGGTGACGGTGGGTGAGATCTACATGCTGAAACTCTCACACCTCGTGGACGACAAGATTCACGCGCGGTCGATCGGACCGTACTCGCTCGTCACGCAGCAGCCGCTCGCCGGCAAGGCGCAGTTCGGCGGCCAGCGTTTCGGAGAGATGGAAGTGTGGGCGCTGGAGGCCTACGGCGCCGCGCACGTGTTGCAGGAGATTCTGACGGTGAAGTCGGACGACGTGAACGGCAGAAGCCGTGTGTACGAGGCGATCGTGAAGGGTCAGAACCTTCCGGAGCCGGGTATTCCGGAGTCGTTCAACGTGCTCGTGAAGGAACTGCAGGCTCTCGGCATCAAGGTCACGATGGGGCAGAGCGTCGACGGGTTCTGGGGAACCGGCATCGACACCGGCACCACGTCCAACGGCAATGGGAGCGAGGAGTAA
- the rplL gene encoding 50S ribosomal protein L7/L12 encodes MSKDEILDAIGNMSVFELAELIEAFKSKFNVTIAAAPVGGAAAGGGGAAAPAAVEEKTEFDVVLKDAGGKKIQVIKVVRELTGLGLKEAKDLVDGAPQTVKTGVSKDEAASVKTKLEEQGATVEVK; translated from the coding sequence ATGAGCAAGGACGAGATTCTCGACGCGATCGGCAACATGTCCGTCTTCGAGCTCGCCGAGCTGATCGAAGCGTTCAAGAGCAAGTTCAACGTCACGATCGCGGCGGCCCCGGTGGGCGGCGCGGCGGCGGGCGGCGGCGGCGCGGCTGCGCCGGCGGCGGTCGAAGAGAAGACCGAGTTCGACGTGGTGCTGAAGGATGCGGGTGGCAAGAAGATCCAGGTCATCAAGGTCGTGCGCGAGCTGACCGGCCTGGGCCTGAAGGAAGCCAAGGACCTGGTCGACGGCGCGCCGCAGACGGTGAAGACGGGCGTGTCGAAGGACGAGGCGGCGAGCGTCAAGACCAAGCTGGAAGAGCAGGGCGCGACGGTGGAAGTGAAGTAA
- the rplJ gene encoding 50S ribosomal protein L10 yields the protein MKRNEKEQLVTELKEKIQGATALYYTDFTGLNVKRMTELRRTLRKAKVEYVVIKNTLALRAVNESGLVGQKLRGPTGLVVTNDPVAAAKIITDFAKANDAKPEVKGGVFEGKQIDKAQVTKLASMPSREQMLSELGASMQAPMAMFATYMNSVLSNFAGVVEALRVSKQDSAGGGSVAGESAA from the coding sequence ATGAAGCGCAACGAAAAAGAGCAGCTCGTCACGGAGCTGAAAGAGAAGATTCAGGGCGCCACGGCGCTCTATTACACGGATTTCACCGGGCTGAACGTGAAGCGCATGACGGAACTTCGTCGCACGCTCCGGAAGGCGAAGGTGGAGTACGTGGTCATCAAGAACACCCTCGCGCTGCGCGCCGTGAACGAGAGCGGTCTCGTCGGGCAGAAGCTGCGCGGGCCCACGGGTCTGGTCGTCACGAATGATCCCGTGGCCGCGGCGAAGATCATCACGGATTTCGCCAAGGCGAACGACGCGAAGCCCGAGGTGAAGGGCGGCGTGTTCGAGGGCAAGCAGATCGACAAGGCCCAGGTGACGAAGCTCGCGTCCATGCCGTCGCGCGAGCAGATGCTCAGCGAGCTGGGGGCGAGCATGCAGGCGCCGATGGCGATGTTCGCGACCTATATGAACAGCGTGTTGTCGAACTTCGCGGGGGTGGTCGAAGCGCTCCGCGTTTCAAAACAAGATTCCGCCGGAGGCGGCAGCGTTGCGGGTGAATCCGCGGCGTGA
- the rplA gene encoding 50S ribosomal protein L1: MRDHGKQYVNAAKNRDIASTYQPRQALEIVKKAAYAKFDETVEVAVRLGVDPRHADQVVRGTVVLPAGTGKSVRVLVIAVGDKAKEAQDAGADYVGAEFIQKIKDGWLDFDVLIATPDQMGQLGQLGRVLGPRGLMPNPKAGTVTFNVGNAVRETKAGKIEFRVDKAGNVHAPIGKVSFGVEALETNFTAFMDQIVRAKPAAAKGVYVRNVSVSSTMGPGVAVDSTLYRV, encoded by the coding sequence ATGCGCGACCATGGCAAGCAGTACGTCAACGCCGCGAAGAACCGCGACATCGCTTCCACGTACCAGCCCCGTCAGGCGCTGGAGATCGTGAAGAAAGCGGCGTACGCCAAGTTCGACGAGACGGTGGAAGTCGCCGTACGCCTGGGTGTCGATCCGCGCCACGCCGATCAGGTCGTGCGTGGCACCGTCGTATTGCCCGCGGGTACAGGGAAGTCCGTTCGCGTGCTCGTCATCGCGGTCGGCGACAAGGCGAAAGAAGCGCAGGATGCCGGCGCTGACTACGTCGGGGCCGAGTTCATTCAGAAGATCAAGGACGGCTGGCTGGATTTCGACGTCCTCATCGCGACCCCGGATCAGATGGGCCAGTTGGGCCAGCTGGGACGGGTGCTCGGTCCACGCGGTCTCATGCCCAACCCGAAGGCGGGCACGGTGACGTTCAACGTGGGCAACGCGGTGCGTGAAACGAAGGCGGGCAAGATCGAGTTCCGCGTCGACAAGGCGGGGAACGTCCACGCGCCGATCGGCAAGGTGTCGTTCGGGGTCGAGGCGCTCGAGACCAACTTCACCGCGTTCATGGATCAGATCGTCCGCGCGAAGCCGGCCGCGGCCAAGGGTGTCTACGTCAGAAACGTCTCGGTGTCCTCGACCATGGGTCCTGGCGTCGCCGTCGACAGCACCCTCTACCGGGTCTAA
- the rplK gene encoding 50S ribosomal protein L11 — protein sequence MAKKVTGFVKLQIPAGKANPAPPVGTALGPQGINIMAFCKEFNSRTQGQDTILPVEITIYSDKSFTFITKTPPAAILLKKEAGIEKGSGQPNRNKIGKVTRAQVRKIAELKMPDLNCDSIESAMAMIAGAARSMGMEVVD from the coding sequence ATGGCGAAGAAAGTCACGGGGTTCGTGAAGCTCCAGATCCCCGCGGGCAAGGCCAACCCGGCCCCTCCGGTCGGTACGGCGCTCGGTCCGCAGGGCATCAACATCATGGCGTTCTGCAAAGAGTTCAATTCTCGGACGCAGGGCCAGGATACGATCCTCCCGGTCGAGATCACGATCTACTCCGACAAGTCCTTCACCTTCATCACGAAGACGCCGCCCGCGGCCATTCTCCTGAAGAAGGAAGCGGGCATCGAGAAGGGATCGGGACAACCGAACCGCAACAAGATCGGGAAGGTCACGCGCGCGCAGGTCCGCAAGATCGCGGAGCTCAAGATGCCGGACCTCAATTGCGACAGCATCGAGTCGGCCATGGCGATGATCGCCGGCGCCGCGCGCTCGATGGGCATGGAGGTCGTGGACTGA
- the nusG gene encoding transcription termination/antitermination protein NusG: protein MAEHRWYAIQTTAGHENKVRSLLQRKIEADARAAEERPIRQALVPTQEVVEIKNGKKVTVERKLYPGYVLVEMDMNQETAHVVNGIQGVIKFVGHDQRFPQPLRPDEVNRLLGIADEREEEAPKEEIPFLVGQAVAITEGPFTDFNGTVEEVMADKGKVRVSVSLFGRPTSVELDYLQLKAY from the coding sequence ATGGCGGAACACCGCTGGTACGCCATCCAAACGACGGCCGGGCACGAGAACAAGGTTCGCTCGCTCTTGCAGCGGAAGATCGAGGCGGACGCTCGCGCGGCGGAAGAGCGTCCGATTCGACAGGCGCTCGTGCCGACGCAGGAAGTGGTCGAGATCAAGAACGGCAAGAAGGTCACGGTCGAGCGGAAGCTCTATCCCGGCTACGTGTTGGTCGAGATGGACATGAATCAGGAAACCGCGCACGTCGTGAACGGCATTCAGGGCGTCATCAAGTTCGTCGGACACGACCAGCGATTCCCGCAGCCGCTCCGGCCGGATGAAGTCAACCGTCTCTTGGGCATTGCCGACGAGCGGGAAGAGGAAGCGCCGAAGGAGGAGATTCCGTTCCTCGTCGGTCAGGCAGTCGCGATCACGGAAGGGCCGTTCACGGATTTCAATGGAACGGTGGAAGAAGTGATGGCGGACAAAGGCAAGGTGCGCGTGTCGGTGTCGCTGTTCGGGCGGCCGACGAGCGTGGAGTTGGATTACCTGCAGTTGAAGGCGTATTAG
- the secE gene encoding preprotein translocase subunit SecE produces MAEAVARPTGSGTGGSAGGSGGRGTGSANEPGFIGRMVAFYHGVMAEMRKVTWPDMAQVRSATIAIIIFVLLLGLLITILDFVLTGLLVKMIPSLFAGR; encoded by the coding sequence ATGGCGGAAGCGGTCGCGCGTCCGACTGGGTCGGGCACGGGCGGCAGCGCCGGCGGTTCCGGCGGCCGCGGTACGGGCTCGGCGAACGAGCCGGGGTTCATCGGCAGAATGGTCGCGTTCTATCACGGCGTCATGGCCGAGATGCGGAAGGTGACGTGGCCGGACATGGCGCAGGTGCGGTCGGCGACCATCGCCATCATCATCTTCGTGCTGCTGTTGGGCCTCCTGATCACGATTCTGGACTTCGTGCTCACCGGCCTTCTGGTCAAGATGATTCCGTCGCTCTTCGCGGGCCGGTAG
- the rpmG gene encoding 50S ribosomal protein L33: MPREKIILACSECKNRNYFTTKNKRLHPERVEWKKYCPRCNKHQTHKETK, translated from the coding sequence ATGCCCAGAGAGAAGATCATCCTCGCGTGCAGCGAGTGTAAGAATCGCAATTACTTCACCACGAAGAACAAGCGCCTGCATCCCGAGCGCGTCGAGTGGAAGAAGTACTGTCCGCGCTGCAACAAGCATCAGACGCACAAGGAAACCAAGTAA